In Bombus huntii isolate Logan2020A chromosome 9, iyBomHunt1.1, whole genome shotgun sequence, a single window of DNA contains:
- the LOC126869122 gene encoding homeobox protein Nkx-2.3-like, producing the protein MSDIVEDDKRSEASPKPSQLTPFSIADILSRRTSYTERRPSESEEAQAVASFAKKSHQRDYDCLENGHRETRSEDRNQMARFSRLPSPDLNVARELDILTRNLVHANISNFGNIPHLAQGTFKHLESLGNMGGYQPVKDSRDSSQRQQDEALDMSKNKYLEDGEEDMFEAQNHGQNLQSRKKRSRAAFSHAQVYELERRFAAQKYLSGPERADLARGLKLTETQVKIWFQNRRYKTKRRQQQELGALVNSGNARRVAVRVLVHPDEHLRGLPLRGSGQLPGQMSAPQIHPANKALGGFPYYCLPYHPLLCPPLHSTHIQVQNTIAPDLDPSQLAKLNDEK; encoded by the exons ATGTCGGATATCGTGGAAGACGACAAACGGAGCGAAGCTTCCCCGAAACCGTCTCAATTAACTCCCTTCAGTATCGCCGATATCCTGAGTAGAAGAACCTCGTACACGGAACGACGACCTTCGGAGTCGGAAGAAGCGCAAGCTGTAGCGTCGTTCGCGAAGAAATCCCATCAACGCGACTACGATTGTTTGGAGAACGGCCACAGGGAAACTCGATCGGAGGATCGTAATCAGATGGCCAGATTCTCGAGGCTACCTTCGCCGGATCTCAACGTGGCCCGCGAACTCGACATCCTGACGAGGAACCTGGTCCACGCGAATATCTCCAACTTTGGAAATATTCCACACTTGGCTCAGGGAACGTTCAAGCATCTGGAGAGCCTGGGCAACATGGGTGGTTATCAGCCGGTGAAGGATTCGAGGGATTCTTCGCAGAGGCAACAGGACGAGGCGTTGGACATGAGCAAGAACAAATATTTGG AGGACGGGGAGGAAGACATGTTCGAGGCGCAGAATCACGGACAGAATCTGCAGAGCAGGAAGAAACGTAGCAGGGCGGCCTTCTCTCACGCCCAGGTTTACGAATTGGAGAGAAGATTCGCGGCGCAGAAATACTTGTCGGGGCCCGAGCGAGCGGACCTTGCGCGAGGACTCAAGCTGACCGAGACTCAAGTCAAGATTTGGTTCCAAAACAGACG GTACAAGACCAAAAGACGACAGCAGCAGGAGCTAGGCGCGCTGGTTAATTCCGGAAACGCGAGGCGCGTGGCGGTACGAGTGCTCGTGCATCCGGACGAGCATCTGAGGGGATTGCCACTTCGTGGTTCCGGGCAACTTCCCGGGCAAATGTCAGCCCCGCAAATTCATCCGGCGAACAAAGCGCTCGGCGGTTTCCCGTACTACTGTCTCCCCTATCATCCCTTGCTATGCCCGCCCCTTCACTCCACTCACATTCAGGTGCAAAACACGATCGCGCCGGACCTCGACCCGAGCCAGCTGGCGAAACTCAACGACGAGAAGTAA